GTGGTAATATTTTTAAAAAAGATTTTATTATTGGGATTAATCCCAATTTTTTAAGTAAATTATAAATATATACTATTATTGTATTTTTTTTAGACTTAGAGATATTTTTTAGATGTAAATACCCCTCTCTTATAAAAAACTCGTTTATTCTAAGAATATATTTTATTTGTCCAAAGCCATGATCTGAAACTAAGAATATAATAGTATTATCATCAATTAGTTTAAGTAATTCTTTTATTTTTTCATCAATTTTTTTATAGTGATTAAGTAGTATTTCTTCGTCCCAACATCTATGCATAATTCTATCTGGAGATACAAAAACTAAAAATCCAAAATCCCATTCATATTTTTGCAATAAATATTTAAAAACTGAAAAATGATTTTCTAGTAGATCTTCACAATTTTTTATATATTCTTTGTCATTTATTGATTTGTCTATTAAGATTCCAGATTTTAAATCAACATCAAAAATATCTAGTTTATATCCACCACAATGATTATTAATCTCATCAATAAGATCTTTTGGATACATAATATTATTTTTATCTAAACATAGCCATCCACATATTAAGCATCCATTAATTTCTTTTACTGAATAAATATTTGGTAAATTTGCTACGACAACTTTATAACCTTTATCTGACAAAAAATCCCAAATTCTCTTTTGTTCTTTATATTTAAAAAGATATGGGATAAATTTATAATTTTCTCTAATTGTAAATGTTGCAAAACCTAACTTATCAGGACTTTTTCCAGTAGTCATCGATTCCCATGCTGGAATGGTCCATGGAGGTATTGTAGATTCAAGAATACCCCAGGTACCATTATCTATTAATTTTTTAAATGTAGGTAAATATCCTTTATCTGTCCAAACTTTAATTAGATCCCATGTAGCACCATCTATACCTATAACCAATAGTTTTTTTTTCATCTATATCCCTTTAAACAAATTATGGCTTTTTAAGTATATACATATAAGTATATGCAAATAATGTACTGAATAATTCTTTAAATAATTTGGAAATTATATAACCCAGTCTATTATCGATTATGTTTAATGGAAATGGTAATACTATGTAAGGTTCAATTTTTTCTATTTTATAACCCGCATCTTTAAACATTTCTATTGCAGTTTTTTTAGTAAAAAATCTTACATGTCCATAATCTAATATCCCAAAATTTTTATATTCCCATTTTCCCATTAATAATGTCAATCTAATACTATAATGAGCTACATTAGGTAATACAACTATCATAATTCCATCAGAATTTAGATATCTTCTTAATTTTTTTAAGACATCTTTTGGATTAAAGAGATGTTCTAATACATCAGAACATATTATAACATCAAAATAATCATTAGGATATGGTAATTCTATATTTTCAATATTTCCAATTATAACATTATCTAATACCTTTTCTGCTTCTTTTCCAGCAAATTCTGAAATTTCCACTCCACAAACATAATGGTTTCCATATTTTTTAATAGCTGCACCTAAGTATCCTGTGGCACATCCTATATCTAAAATTTTTAGATGTTTTTTATTTTTGCTAAGATCCTTAATTATATTTAGTATTTTTTGGTGATAGTGACTAGGATCAGGATTTAAAAAAACTGCATTTTTACTATATGAACCATTTTTGAATTTATTATCATAATATTCTTTTAATTTATTGCTTATATTTTTAACCAATGTTAATCCCCCGATTTATTATTTTAATATTTTCTCTATTTCTTTTAATGCCTCTTTAATAGTTTTTAATTTAATATTTAACAATTTTTCAGCTTTTTTACTATTTAAAGATGTATCTTTTGGCCTTTTTGCTTTCCAATTCATTTCAAAACTTTTAATTGGTTTAATTAAACTCTTATCAAATCCAAAAACTTCAGCAACCTTTAAAGCAAAATCATATCTACTTACTTTTTCACCACCAAAATGTAATAAGCCATTAATATTTTGTTCATAAATCTTAACAATTCCTTCAACTAACTCATTCACATAAGTTGGAGTATTCCATTGGTCAATGATAACACTTATAGGTTCATTATTTTTCAATCTCTCTAAAACCCACATAAAGAAATTAACTTTAACTGGACTTATACAGTATGGCACGGAGATTCTAACAATTGATATTAATTCATAATCTAACTCATTTAATAACCTCTCTCCCTCTGCTTTTGTATAGCCATAATAATTTATTGGATTTATAGGATCTTTTTCAGTATAATTACCTTTATTTCCATCAAATACATAATCGGTAGATATATGACACAAAAAACTTCCAATTTCTTTGCAAATTTCTCCA
The genomic region above belongs to Methanocaldococcus sp. and contains:
- a CDS encoding alkaline phosphatase family protein; this translates as MKKKLLVIGIDGATWDLIKVWTDKGYLPTFKKLIDNGTWGILESTIPPWTIPAWESMTTGKSPDKLGFATFTIRENYKFIPYLFKYKEQKRIWDFLSDKGYKVVVANLPNIYSVKEINGCLICGWLCLDKNNIMYPKDLIDEINNHCGGYKLDIFDVDLKSGILIDKSINDKEYIKNCEDLLENHFSVFKYLLQKYEWDFGFLVFVSPDRIMHRCWDEEILLNHYKKIDEKIKELLKLIDDNTIIFLVSDHGFGQIKYILRINEFFIREGYLHLKNISKSKKNTIIVYIYNLLKKLGLIPIIKSFLKILPQNITKNLIKNISPINYEKMDIDWKNTKAFAYSVCGDIYLNVKGRDPQGTVDVSEYDNLRNEIIKKIKNIGYEKKLNIQIFKKEEVFPTATLKDNFPDLIIVPTDDGIQLVNPNIEGGEIIDELNESRGNHRLNGIFLAYGPGIRKDNKIENAKIYDITPTILHIFGLPIPNDVDGKVLMEIFEEDSAFAKRKPKYVDPNYYNKELYDKKLKKAIKKLKLKGKI
- a CDS encoding class I SAM-dependent methyltransferase, with translation MVKNISNKLKEYYDNKFKNGSYSKNAVFLNPDPSHYHQKILNIIKDLSKNKKHLKILDIGCATGYLGAAIKKYGNHYVCGVEISEFAGKEAEKVLDNVIIGNIENIELPYPNDYFDVIICSDVLEHLFNPKDVLKKLRRYLNSDGIMIVVLPNVAHYSIRLTLLMGKWEYKNFGILDYGHVRFFTKKTAIEMFKDAGYKIEKIEPYIVLPFPLNIIDNRLGYIISKLFKELFSTLFAYTYMYILKKP
- the rfbD gene encoding dTDP-4-dehydrorhamnose reductase; the protein is MEKVAVIGLGMIGYELVKKYLELDDYDVYIITRSDKGFFNDVKKYFVDITNEYKIKEIIKKINPDYVINTAAMTNVDLCETERDLAYKINALGAKYIGEICKEIGSFLCHISTDYVFDGNKGNYTEKDPINPINYYGYTKAEGERLLNELDYELISIVRISVPYCISPVKVNFFMWVLERLKNNEPISVIIDQWNTPTYVNELVEGIVKIYEQNINGLLHFGGEKVSRYDFALKVAEVFGFDKSLIKPIKSFEMNWKAKRPKDTSLNSKKAEKLLNIKLKTIKEALKEIEKILK